Proteins from one Pseudomonas bijieensis genomic window:
- a CDS encoding autotransporter outer membrane beta-barrel domain-containing protein, with amino-acid sequence MIRHNKRLNRLLNALWVSAPFLFPAPAAMAACTLAPTAGDDTYVCDSGTSPGLTDLAGNNSLTLPANGSGVISGDVTFGTGLDRIVINANGVIDGDVEQGSEADDFVMNGGRILSLAQGDGLDTFLMTGGTIVDAFEDGDHAEMTGGTIGRVDMKLDDNVFNMSGGNIIGNLVTGFGQDTIILSAGRIGGNVSVSGGNDSITVSGGEILGEVRASAGDDQFQWSGGLIHSAILMGEGNDTARLSTLDEAGLSITPSVNGGLGQDVLTFEGSTSSTGARYLNWETVNLTQGSQLDLNDTLTLGDSATGTGTLNIESGSTLTATQGVIAPFTAGQLATLNNAGTVDLTQGNTRTNDTLTVQGNYVGNNGQLHVQTAVGADGSASDKLVVNGGTLTGTTTIIVTNLGGTGARTTQDGIEVVQAQGGAVSDINAFSQGQSISAGAFDYRLFKGGATGNPNNWYLRSSLIEGPVAAPIPTAPPAPGAPPVPTLPPLPTAVPGAAPIPLYRPEVPTWSVLPPAAAQLTLMALGTFHDRQGDQRLLTETGAFGAGWGRVYGKDLEQTWAGTVTPRFDGSIKGFQVGNDLYSSLLSGGQTQRIGFFVGHTELNGDVKGFNLGFEDRYAGKIELDGDSYGLYWTLTDPTGGYVDAVVMGTRLNGDNRSERGLKIDNRGHALTVSAEAGYPFAVSANWVVEPQAQIIHQKVSLDTQNDGVSKVEFDSDGAWTGRLGARLKGRYQVSGMPVEPYLRANLWHTFSGTDSVTFDDTERVETQQRASTGDLGIGVTVSLAPTVAMYAGADYSQNFDSNQQRAVAGRIGLRISW; translated from the coding sequence ATGATTCGGCACAACAAACGACTCAATCGGCTGCTCAACGCTTTATGGGTATCGGCCCCTTTCCTGTTCCCCGCACCGGCCGCCATGGCAGCCTGCACGCTGGCACCAACCGCAGGCGATGACACCTATGTCTGCGACAGCGGCACCAGCCCCGGGCTGACGGACCTTGCAGGTAACAACAGCCTGACCCTGCCCGCCAACGGCAGCGGCGTCATTTCCGGCGACGTTACCTTCGGCACCGGGCTCGACCGCATCGTGATTAACGCCAACGGCGTGATTGACGGTGATGTCGAGCAAGGGTCGGAGGCCGATGATTTCGTCATGAATGGTGGCAGGATCCTGTCTCTGGCCCAAGGCGACGGCCTCGATACCTTCCTGATGACGGGTGGGACCATCGTCGATGCGTTCGAAGACGGCGACCACGCCGAGATGACCGGCGGCACCATTGGCCGGGTCGACATGAAACTCGATGACAATGTTTTCAATATGTCCGGCGGAAACATCATCGGCAACCTGGTGACCGGTTTCGGCCAGGACACCATCATCCTCTCCGCAGGACGGATCGGCGGTAATGTCAGTGTCAGCGGCGGCAACGACAGCATTACCGTCAGCGGTGGCGAAATCCTCGGCGAAGTCCGGGCCAGTGCCGGCGATGACCAATTCCAATGGAGCGGCGGCCTCATTCACTCGGCCATCCTGATGGGCGAAGGCAACGACACGGCACGGCTGAGCACGCTAGATGAAGCCGGGCTGAGCATCACCCCTAGCGTGAATGGCGGATTGGGCCAGGACGTCTTGACCTTCGAAGGCAGCACCTCCAGCACCGGCGCCCGTTACCTCAATTGGGAAACGGTCAACCTCACCCAAGGTTCGCAACTGGACCTTAACGACACGCTGACCTTGGGTGACAGCGCCACCGGCACCGGGACGCTCAACATCGAAAGCGGCAGCACGCTGACGGCGACCCAGGGCGTCATCGCCCCTTTTACTGCCGGACAACTGGCGACGCTCAACAACGCCGGCACGGTGGACCTCACCCAAGGCAACACCCGCACCAACGACACGCTTACCGTCCAGGGCAACTACGTCGGCAACAATGGCCAGTTGCATGTGCAAACGGCAGTCGGCGCCGATGGCTCTGCCAGTGACAAATTGGTGGTCAATGGCGGGACGCTCACCGGCACTACCACCATCATAGTCACGAACCTGGGCGGCACGGGCGCGCGGACGACCCAGGACGGTATCGAAGTGGTCCAGGCCCAGGGGGGCGCGGTCAGTGACATCAATGCCTTTTCACAGGGGCAGTCCATCTCGGCCGGTGCGTTCGATTACCGCCTGTTCAAGGGCGGCGCGACCGGTAATCCAAACAACTGGTACCTGCGCTCCAGCTTGATTGAAGGGCCGGTAGCCGCTCCCATCCCAACGGCGCCTCCCGCACCAGGTGCGCCACCGGTCCCGACGCTACCGCCGTTGCCAACTGCGGTGCCCGGCGCGGCACCTATCCCGTTATATCGCCCGGAAGTGCCGACCTGGTCAGTATTGCCTCCAGCGGCGGCGCAACTGACCCTGATGGCCCTGGGCACGTTCCATGATCGCCAGGGCGACCAGCGCCTGCTCACGGAAACTGGCGCGTTCGGCGCGGGTTGGGGCCGGGTCTACGGCAAGGATCTGGAGCAAACCTGGGCCGGTACGGTGACGCCGCGGTTCGATGGGTCGATCAAGGGGTTCCAGGTGGGCAACGATCTGTACAGCTCCCTGCTGTCCGGCGGCCAGACCCAACGCATTGGTTTCTTCGTCGGCCACACGGAGCTGAACGGCGATGTCAAAGGCTTCAACCTGGGTTTCGAAGATCGATACGCCGGCAAGATAGAACTCGACGGCGACAGCTATGGACTGTACTGGACGCTCACCGACCCTACCGGCGGCTACGTCGATGCAGTGGTGATGGGCACGCGACTGAACGGTGACAACCGCTCCGAACGCGGCTTGAAAATCGACAATCGTGGGCACGCCCTGACTGTTTCGGCGGAGGCCGGCTATCCCTTCGCGGTGAGCGCCAACTGGGTCGTCGAACCCCAGGCCCAGATCATCCACCAGAAAGTGTCCCTGGACACGCAAAACGATGGGGTCTCCAAGGTCGAGTTCGATTCCGACGGTGCCTGGACCGGCCGTCTCGGGGCTCGCCTCAAGGGCCGCTACCAGGTCAGCGGCATGCCCGTGGAACCCTACCTGCGCGCCAACCTCTGGCACACGTTTTCCGGCACCGACTCGGTGACGTTCGACGACACCGAACGGGTCGAGACCCAACAGCGCGCGTCCACCGGTGACCTCGGGATTGGCGTCACCGTGAGCCTGGCGCCCACAGTCGCCATGTATGCCGGCGCGGACTACAGCCAAAACTTCGACAGCAACCAGCAACGCGCCGTGGCCGGCAGAATCGGCTTACGGATCAGTTGGTAG
- a CDS encoding endonuclease/exonuclease/phosphatase family protein — translation MPSDAPAAVHRLRILTVNTHKGFTALNRRFILPELREAVRSTGADLVFLQEVLGEHDRHASRYDNWPQTSQYEFLADSMWNDFAYGRNAVYPDGHHGNALLSKYPIRQFRNLDVSITGPERRGLLHCVLDVPGHAAVHGICVHLSLLESHRQLQLKLLCQLLDSLPEDAPVIIAGDFNDWQLRGNLTLARHGSLHEAFEHHHGRPARTYPARFPLLRLDRIYLRNASSHAPQILGSKPWTHLSDHLPLSVEVHL, via the coding sequence ATGCCATCGGACGCGCCCGCGGCGGTTCATCGGCTGCGGATCCTGACGGTCAACACCCATAAGGGTTTCACCGCCCTCAATCGTCGTTTCATCCTGCCCGAACTACGCGAAGCGGTGCGCAGTACCGGCGCCGACCTGGTGTTCCTGCAAGAGGTGCTGGGCGAACACGACCGACACGCGTCACGCTACGACAACTGGCCCCAGACGTCCCAGTACGAATTCCTCGCCGACAGCATGTGGAACGATTTCGCCTACGGCCGCAATGCGGTCTACCCCGATGGCCATCATGGCAACGCCCTGCTCTCCAAGTACCCGATCCGCCAGTTCCGCAATCTCGATGTGTCCATCACCGGTCCGGAGCGGCGCGGATTGTTGCATTGCGTGCTGGATGTGCCCGGCCACGCCGCCGTCCACGGGATCTGCGTGCACCTGAGTCTCCTGGAAAGCCATCGTCAACTACAGCTCAAACTGCTCTGCCAACTGCTCGATTCGCTGCCCGAGGACGCCCCTGTGATCATCGCCGGCGACTTCAACGACTGGCAATTGCGGGGTAACCTCACCCTCGCCCGCCATGGCTCCCTGCATGAAGCCTTCGAGCACCACCACGGTCGCCCGGCCAGGACCTACCCGGCCCGTTTTCCGCTGCTGCGCCTGGACCGCATATACCTGCGTAACGCCAGCAGCCACGCCCCGCAAATACTTGGGAGCAAACCCTGGACGCACCTGAGCGATCACCTGCCACTTTCGGTGGAAGTGCATTTGTAA
- a CDS encoding PIG-L deacetylase family protein, translating to MKPASRLPGRQHPQIWNSAAQLADIPIISTQTLIPAGARAVILAPHPGDEVGACGGLLQLLSNLNQPMLLISVTDGDLAHPGSPLWTDERLRTHRPHPQESVDALHRLGIAANGLQWVRGGFPEKALAEHEAELASFIARHLRPGDVVFSTWRQDGDSDHDTVGRAGALAADKVGVAFNELPVWAWHWPVREQNKIPWHRARKLRLDVWTTARKRHAMYAYVSQLAGEPASGIAPLLPRVILDRMGLPYEIVFI from the coding sequence ATGAAACCTGCCTCTCGCTTGCCTGGCCGACAGCACCCGCAAATCTGGAACAGTGCTGCGCAACTGGCCGATATTCCAATCATCAGTACCCAGACGCTCATTCCCGCCGGCGCCCGTGCGGTCATCCTCGCCCCCCATCCAGGCGATGAGGTCGGGGCCTGTGGCGGATTGCTGCAATTGCTGAGCAACCTGAACCAACCCATGTTGCTGATCTCGGTCACCGACGGAGACTTGGCCCACCCCGGCTCACCGTTGTGGACCGACGAACGCCTGCGTACACACCGCCCTCACCCCCAGGAAAGCGTGGACGCCCTGCATCGCCTTGGCATTGCGGCCAACGGCCTGCAATGGGTGCGCGGCGGCTTCCCGGAAAAGGCCCTGGCCGAACACGAGGCCGAACTGGCTAGCTTCATAGCTCGCCACCTGCGGCCCGGTGACGTGGTATTCAGCACCTGGCGCCAGGATGGCGACAGCGATCACGACACCGTCGGCCGCGCCGGGGCGCTGGCCGCCGACAAAGTCGGTGTGGCGTTCAACGAACTGCCGGTGTGGGCCTGGCACTGGCCAGTGCGCGAGCAAAATAAAATCCCCTGGCACCGGGCCCGTAAACTGCGCCTCGACGTCTGGACCACCGCCCGCAAGCGTCACGCCATGTACGCCTACGTCAGCCAACTTGCCGGCGAACCGGCGAGCGGCATCGCCCCACTGTTACCCAGGGTCATCCTTGACCGGATGGGCTTGCCCTATGAGATTGTGTTCATCTGA